TAACCACCCATTCTACAAGACAGTAACGGGTATTCTACAAGACAGTAATGGAATGAATATAAAGCACACATAATTGGCTCTTAATACACTGTATTATAAATTGTTGTGGGATGGTCTGTTTGTCTACTCAGATCAATAGTTCACAAtgatttttttagcatttttgaaAAACTACAGGAAATCCAGACACTCCTCTCCCACACAGTGAAATCAGTGCCTCTGATTATAAACTCTATGAGGTCATACATTCCAATTTATGTATATCTGAATCTCCAGTACCTAGCCCAGAACCTTTCATATATTAGATGCTTAATATATGCTTGTTACAGTAAAGAGAATTTATTAGCTATAgatattaaataaagaaattattggAAATAACTGGATAGTAGATATATTAGAATGGAACaaactaaatttcttttttcaacaGTAAACATTATTTTACAAAATCACATTGCTTGGGGTATTTTTCTAGCTAAATTCCAAGTATAATTTGATTAATTTACTATCTAGAAAAACTATAGCTAAGTTTATAAGCCCCTTTCTTCTGAGGAGCTCAAGGATTTTTACAGACATTACCTCAACAATCCTAGAACATCCCTGAGGAAAatggagatggaaaaagaaaaaaagatggaatatGAATCCATAATCCATATGAAGccataaatttataaattctgCAAATTCCACTCAGCAAAAATTCCATGTAATTTTTCAGCTTATGTGCATTTTGccccattttctttctgaatcCACCTAAGTTACCTATTTAGTCATTACATCTGTATATGCTGGTCTGGaacaaaagcatttttattatttgcttaaGCAAAATTTtggaatttccctggtggtccagtgattaagaatccgccttccaatgcagaggatgcaggttcgatccctggtcggggaactaagatcccacatgccgcggggcaactaagcccgcgcaccacaactagacagcccacatgccgcaactactgagcctgcacactctggagcccatgcaccacaatgagagagcccgcacaccacaactagagagcctgtgcactctggagcccacgtgccgcaactactgagcctgcgtgctctggagcccacatgccacaactagagagaagcccgcatgccgcaacaaagagcccacccgccacaacgaaagatcccgtgtgccacaactaagacccgacacagcctaaataaatagataaataggaaggaaattttaaaaaaacaagcaaaaatttcTGAAAGTGTTATACACAGTAAGCAAAACATAGAACAACGAAAAAATGATGACTCTAATCCCCTAACAGAAAACTGTTCAGGCTACTGACCATAGGTTTACTTCAGACTGCGAAATATTTAGGAATTAGACACATTATCTTCTCCAAATTTTAATAATCAGAGACTAACAGCCCAGTTTCAGCTTTAACTACTTTCTGCTCCCCATCATTTGGTTCTTTTGTTCTAGGACCCTATAGTAGCCCTTTTTGAATGCCCACCCAGGAACCATTCTCCCCCTTTTCCTTATTAAGAGAATCCCACTTTTGTTGAGGCAACACTGGGCTCAGCCCCAGGGGATGAATCATGATTGATCTTAGCCAATCCTGGCAATCCTGTTCCCTGTTGTCAGTCATTGGTTTAAATTGGACCTGTGGTCTAGAACTGGCTAATAAATTGAAAGAAGTTGCTGGGGATTCTTTCTACCCTGATGAGAGGGCAGCAAGAGGAATAGGCTCTTTTGCCACCAACCAATTTCTCTGCATTTGGGAAGCAGTCAGGTTGGACTTGATGCTTAAAGCTGTGCCACTATCTTGAGACCACGAGGGAAAGGCCAAGAGAACTTCAGTGATCCTGACTCTACACCCAGACATAACAGAGTCTCTATTTTCAGGCCTCTTGTTATAtgaaataaatgttacttttgtCTAAGTAACTGAGGGCCAGATATTCTGTTCCTTGAAGTTCAAGTCAACTGAATTAATACAGACAGACCAATAAATCAGGCAAGAAGGAAAGTAGAGGTTaattactgagtacttactattacatgtaatttcatttaatcttcacaacagcccgatgaaaattatcttttgattcattttttatgaaaaaataaaacttaataaaGTTATATAGTTAAAAGTAACAAAGCTGAAGTTCAAATCCAGAACTGACACCAAAccttacattctttttaaaaatacaaaatcccATTTCCTCCTTGTTTACTTACAGttcttgtttaaaaaacagaCTAGTATATTGATGTGGTACTAGCTAACAGAATTTAGGGAGAGCTAAGGAATATCACCTATTCTTATAACCTTGTCACAAGGATCTATAGTCTTCAACTCTTTTTTGTATCAAAGTTATATGGGGGggggaaagacaaaaatatatatgtgtaccaaAAGTTCCAGAATGTCTAGTACAATGGCAAAAATCCTATAGCAAAAACTGGGATGGATTCTAAGTATAATATCCAATTactcaagaattaaaaaatatgaagtcAATCACAAACATTTCTTAAATCAAAAGAATAACTTCCTTATTTCAAGCTATTCCATTAACCAAGTATCAATACAGTAACCAAAGTTACCACTTCCTCAGTTCTCATCTATTCATGAAAACTGATCCAGCTTAAGtcttcacaataaaaaaaaaattatataaacactAAGAATCAGCAAGGTGatttttcatttggaaatttACTAGAATTGCATGCTCAAAAACTATTTATGATGTCATCTCAAGGAGAAGTATGTTCACCTTATATTAcctttattaatttctaattgaGCATTACAAAATGCACACGCCAGATTCCTGAGCTGATACACCCAACTTACCTTCCCACATGCTCTGCAATGATGCCTCCTTTTGGTGAATGTAAACCTGGCTTCACATTTCATGCAATTTGGAGCCTGAGAATCTGGTACCCATACTGGAGCCACTTCACCCAGAGTGGTAAATGGCTTTCTAGCAGAAATTCCAAACTGACCAGCTCTGAGATCATTATCTGGGCTTTCTGGAGGTAATGCAACGCACTGTCTACTGGATATCCCAGACTCATAACTTTCTAAATGTTCCCCATTTGTATCAGCGATAGAGATATTTCCCAAAGAGGCATTGCATACATTGGTTGCTGAATTTTCCCCTAATTTTGCTTTCCCAAGaacatcatttttgtttttaatattatttccattgTTTGCAGGAAGGTCATTTTGTAAATGGTCTGATAATGGCTTTGGAATTTGAAGTTTAAGATTAGAAGGTTGCTTGGGTCTTGCACCACCAAAAGGAACACTGATAGATTGCAGGTTTGCTACTATCTTGGGTGAAGATTGCCCAAGCACTGATGGAACCTGGCTACAGAAATTGTGTAagtaatttttcttcattaggtCACCAGTGCTGTTTAAAAGTAGTCCACTCCCTTCTGTGGCTTCATTTCCTCTCTGTTCATAAATATTTGAGTAGCATTCTGACTTGCTctcctctatttccttttcttctgttactGAATCTTCTTTGGAAGGTAAAGTCTttggaacaaaacaaacaactgggCTCTGCATTCCATAGGAATCACAACAGTTAGATAGTGAATTTGCTGCTGGTGTATCCATAACAGTGGAGAAATCGCATCCTTCACTTTCATTCATGCAAGTTTGTTTTAAATCTAGACCTGCTTCTGCCATTCTATCACACTCTCCTCCACTATCATCATAAGTATCTTCAGGCTGATTCATGTGCAgaaacttctcattttctttatttacttggCTGTCATTCATCTTGTTTGGTTTAGTCAATTTCCAATTAATCATCTcctgagattcagagaaatgCTCAGTCATATTAAGAAGTTCTGTAGTGCCAAGAATTTCTTCATGTTTACAGCCTTCATTTTCATCAGCTCTAACTTCACCAGGCACAAGGCAATCTGAAAACTGTTCACCGTTATCATCCCTGCCAGACCCATTAGGCATGTCAGCTTTGAGAAGCAAAGGTAAACCAGACTGGATGGATTCTTCAGTTGTTCTTTCCTCTGCTGGCTCTTTTTTCATCAAAATTCCCTCACTCAAGTGGGAAAAGGAGTTTGGACTCCCTAGATCTGTCCTAGGAGAGCTGGTTTTGCCAGTGAGAACCTCATCTGGTGTAGAGTCCTCTTGCTTTACAGCAGGACCTTCATCTGTTCCCTGGGATGAGATTACTGAATCTGGTGTTAAACTTGTAATCACAGACATGGTGGGGTCTCTATCTATATTTTCATCATCCTGTAACTGTGAAGGGGTACAGACATTGGCTAGATTATCAGATGAAGCAGTACATATGTATTTAACAGAATCCCCCTCTGCATTTGGTCTACTCAATGGATCCatttgtttctctgagttcatATCTTTTTCAGTGGACCCATTTACACTTAAACTAAATTGATCAGTTTGTCTGTTTTCGTTATCCAGTGAACAGCTAAAAGCATCCATGAGGGATtgactattataattattacaatCCTGCAAATCGCTTTGTAATGTCCTTTTATCACAGTTATGCATGACGGCTACAACAAGAACGCTCTTCTCATCTGGCAGACAAGGAAGATTTCCACATTTCTTCTCTCCCACTTCGACAGTACCGCATTGATCATCTTGATTACAGTTCCTCTTAATTAACTGGTCTTCTGCAACTGCATTTTCATCAATCCACATTGTGTTGGTCTCTGGATTCAGACTACAGTCCTGTCCATTAGCACAATGGTCCTCTCCCTCTGTGTTAAGAGGAGCTGAATGAGCCAGGGAGAAGACTTTCAGCCGTGGCTGTGACTCAGAAACTGTAGGTTCATTCACACTGGCCAATGCAGGGTTAAACGACAATCGGGGAGAAGGGGGATCTAGAATCTTATTCCACCTTGTATCCAATAAAATAGGAGAAACGGtttcatctgaaaaaataaataattataataagtcTGCTGGTAACACTGATAAGGCTAGGACTAAGTTAATCAACTACATTTGCAAATATGCcctgaaattaaaatattcctaGGATATGTGAAAACAGAATATTCCTAGGGTATGAAGTTTCTAATTTCTAGCTAAggataagaaaatacatttaagacTGTTCCCTGTATTATATATCACCAAATGGTAATATCTCAGAACATTCCAAACAACAAAAGAATTCTACTTCAATCTAGTTGGCATAATTAAAGTGGCCCCCAGGCTGTActttggggctggggaggggagggcaataATGGGGAAGGCCTTGGACTGGCCCAGCACAACATGGGGTAGGGGGCTAATCTAAGGTGGAAGAAAAATCAGAACGGTGATGAGGATACAGTAATTGAGtgggaaggaaaacaaaggaattttCTGTGGAGATGGCATGCTCTGTAATCTACATCATGACTGAGATGTGGTTACATGGATATATCTCTTGGTCAAAACTGTACAGTTAAGATCTACACATTTCAATGTATAAATTCTATcttcaaaaaattgtaaaaaataacaatgaagcAGGGAGGAGCAAatgaagatatataaatgaaaaatggcaGCATGTCAATCACTGCTGAAGTTGGGTAATGGGTACACTAGAGTTTATTACACTCTTCTATTTACTTTGtagatatataaatgaaaaatggcaGCATGTCAATCACTGCTGAAGTTGGGTAATGGGTACACTAGAGTTTATTACACTCTTCTATTtactttgtatatatttgaaatttgcccACAATAATAAGCTAAAAAGTTTGTTACAGCATGTGAAATTCTGCTTATAACCATGtcacaatacattattatttaggTTCATATTTACACTATTATCTGAGGAAATTTGGCAGAAAGTATCATTTGCCATATTAAAACAACCTTCTTATATTCTACCAATAAGcataatctcatttaatgtttctgtttattttttaatagatcatAACTATGATGGCATTTTCCCAAGTTATTGTGCTATGTGtctaattagagaaataagaaattatgCACTTATTGCTTTTCCTGTTTTCCTATAGTAAATATGATAATCACAGCCCTGAAGTTATACAGACATGCTTTCCTCTCATAAATCTTTAATGCTCCCTTGGCACCTTGTTCATATCTCTATTAAAGCATTTATTACACTGCATTGCAATGGTTTATTTACCTGACTTTTTCAGGCAGAAACCACTTATTTCCATCAATGTAAATCCTTGCTTTGCACAGCGCCTGATATGTAGCAGGTAGCATATATTTATTGTAGCACCATAAATATATGCTATGTGAGTATCTACCACTGTAAAAGCATTGGGTGGACTTTGAGATTAAATGATAGCTCCAAGAAGTATATAATCTagttggaaaaataagaaatagatacAATACACATGAATCGCTAACTAGCAGTACAGAATAGCATAAGTATTCAAAAACTATTATGTAGTAGTAGAAAATAAATTGAGAGGACAAAGGTATTTTACAGGCTGAGGCAGCAAGCTTGAATTCATGGAAGCAGGAGGAAATGGGCTGGGCTTCAAGGACAATTTTACAAAAAGTTTGGAAAACAGGGCATTCGTAAGAGGGGAACAAGTAAAAGTACAGCCCCAAACACAACAATCTGAGAAAGCAATTAAGTAAATCAGTTTGGGTTGAAAGAAGAATTAGTGTAAGAAAGTAGTGAAAAGAAGCTAGAAAGGTCAGATTGTAAAGGCCATAAAAAATCAGATTGCGTGAAGAACGGGCTTAATATGCTCTGAGTGTTAAATGTTAAATCCTGAGTTTACCAAATTTGGGCTAGCAGAGGCTTGAGATTTGGTAACatgtatttcctttaaaaaaagaaatcgtATTTCCAAGCTggttcacagaaataaaaaagaaacactgtctcttataagaatatttaataatattcaaACAGAAATCATcatgtattaaaattttcattatttaaccACCAACTGGGTATAATGTTAATTATCTAATGTCATCACAGTTTGTGTGTggtacatttttcatttaaaggaggaaattaacatgaaatgagaaaacactttaaaaaaaatatatttggaaaggTACCAGGCTAGAGGTGGTAGTTTTAATGCAACTGGTActgagatgtttaaaaaatagttgaaaacaaatgaagagcatAGTTACAAACAAGCTGGCTTCTGAAATTACTCTCCTTCTAAAGGAGTTACTTTGGTAAGCAAATGCTATATTTCAAACTAAAATGACAATTTTTACTGACTCAACAAAAATGtactgcaaatcaactatatacaAAATACCCTACTAGAATCTACAGAAGTCACAAAGAGACtgatgtaaaaaacaaataattttattaatgagAGTCAATGGTATTCTAGAAGAATAGTATTCACAGGATTAGGTGTAGCATTTGTGTAGATGACAAATAACTGTAATAGGGCCAAACCAAagaagggattgagaaaatacttGTATAAATGACTGAAACTAAGAGGATAATATACCTTCCACCTTGGTATGTATAAAGCCCACCTAGATCCCAAAAAATCCAAAAAGATTCGGTTTCACGTTTACATGAATCAGGAGTTAGGCTAGGGTCACGGGTTAGCTTTGGGTCATCAACAGTAAAATGTAAGAGCAGGCCATTCCAGGtatctttcttctcccttcttacCCCCATGAGCACATATCTTTTTAATGCTTGCTCTAGCATAGgcccaaaacaacaaaatcaaaactaATCTCTCTTCCCAACTGCTATCAAAGAACAACCTGAATCACCAGATATAGTAAAGGTTTGGAGACTACTACTAAAATCATGGGCTTTAGATGGAAATATATCACTTTGTAAACTTGTTACATGCCATTTTCTGTTAGAAACCAAGAACACCAGGGAAGCAGGAtaaagtgaaagacagatattTAATTATGGCTTACACATTCTAGTCATACTGACAGGTGAATTTAAGGAAAATTCCCTAAATGAAGTGAATCTTTAGCAGACATTTTTAGACTGGGCCTTgagaatatataatttaattaaccATTTGGTAgatacttaaaaatgtaaatcttttaaaattaggtttaaaATGGATCTTGCTTTATTGGTCAATCAATATGAAAGAAGCTATTTTCTTAACTTGGGAAATACAATCACACATTCTAAAGCTTTTCCTGACCATAAATTGGATTCTAATCCTGCACTTATGAACAAACTAACTTGGGGAAGatgcttaacctttctgtgcctctatcttcatctgtaaaatgtaggtAAGATTTACTTTCATgggattattttaaagattaaatgatataatccATGTGAATGATTTAGCatagtatctggcacacagtTAGTGCTAACAAAAATGTTAGTTCTTCCTctgaatattaatatataatactatCATTATTGAGGCATTGgaccttcctttcttttttttaagtactgcATCCTCTTATAATCCCACATTTTCTATATCATAAATACATTCAAACAGAGTCACCAAGTAAATTCTCACCTTCGTTTTGTTCAAATTCATCTAACACCTTGTCCAGGTTGTAAGCTTCTGCTTGGAAGTAATTCTCCATCGGTGAGAAAACACCACTCAAGAGACTTGTTTAAATCTAGAAAATAGATCAAATTTGTATTACACtttcaattattaaaatattatttatagacATTACAACTggtaaaacagaaatacaaaggatcttaaGACTATGATGAACAATTACATGctaataaattggacaacctagaataaatggataaattcctagacacATACACCCTACCAACaatgaatcataaaaaaaaaggaaaatctgaacagaccaattactaatAAGGTGATTGGATCACTAATTAAAAAACATCCCATAATACACTCTCTGATgccaaactatactacaaaactacagtaatcaaaatagtatagtactcacacaaaaacagacacatagatcaatggaagagaatagagagcccagaaataaatccacacttgtatgggcaattaatctatgacaaagggaaTGGGgcaaagacagcctgttcaataaatggtgttgggaaaactagacagctacatgcaaaaaaaaaaaaaaaaaaaaaatttaaaccgactactttctcacaccatatataaaaataaactcaaaatggataaaaagacTTGAAcgttaagacctgaaaccataaaactagaagaaaacataggcaatatgctctttgacatcagtcttagcagtTTTTTGGGGGTATGTCTCTTCaggcaaagagaaacaaaagcaaaagtaaacaaatagaaccacatcaaactaaaaagcttttgcccagcaaagaaaactatcaacaaaaccaaaaggctgcctactgaatgggagaagatatttgcaaatgatatatccaacaagggattagtatccaaaatatacaaagaactcatacaagttaacatcaaaaaaagaaaaattaaaagtgggcagaggatctgaatagacatttttccaaagaagacataagatggccaacaggcacatgaaaagatgctcagcatcaccaATCAttggggaaatgtaaatcaaaaccataaagatatcatcacacctgtcagaatggctatcatcaaaaagaaaacaaataacaagtgctggagagaatgctgagaaaagagaacccttgtgcactactggtaaaaatgtaaattgattcagccactacagaaaacagtatgaaggttcctcaaaaaattaaaaacataactaccatataacccagcaattccatttctaggtacgcaaccaaaggaaagaaaatcaatatcTGGAAGAGAgtctgcacctccatgttcactgcagcattatttacaacaactaagacatggaaacaaccgaaatacccatcaaaagatgaatggatacagaaaacgTGGTGTGtttgtgcatgcgtgtgtgcgtgcattAGTGTGTATAAGatagaatatcattcagccattaaaaggaaggAAGTCCTGTCATTGTcaacaccatggatggaccttgagggcattatgctaagtgaaataagtcagagaaagcaaATACCAGATGaactcacttatacgtggattccAAAAcaaccaaactcacagaaacagagaacagattcaGTGTTGCCAGAGGCAGGGTATAAGGGATGACAGAAacaggtgaaggtggtcaaaagttacaaacttccaattataagataaataagttctagggatataatgtacagcatggtaggtatagttaacaatactgcatcATATATCTGAAAGTAGCTAAGAGAGGTAatcttaaaagctctcatcaaaagaaaaaaatgtataactatgtgaggtgatggatgttaagtaaacttactgtggtaatcatttcacaatatacacatatattaaatcattacattgtgcaacttaaactaatacaatgttataagatctgacttacatacatcatggaatgattaccacaatgaattttgtgaacatccatcatctcatatagatacaaaataaaagaaaaaaattttatcctTGTGTTgcaaactcttaggatttactcacttaacaactttcatatataacatacaacagcattaattatattaatcgtgttatatattacatccctagtacttatttatcttataactggaagtttctaccttttgaccaccttcatctaattctccctcctcccaccctatgcctctgataaccacaaatttggtgtctttttctgtttgtttttttgttgtttttgaagtgtaactgacctacaatactatgttagttcccAGTGTACAACGTAGCAATTTACTAtcaatatttctataaattacAAAATGGTCACCATGGTCAACTTCTATTTATTAATTGGCTCCTGTTAGGTAATTTAAGTTTAGGTAGACAAGCAGGCTGCATAATCTATGAATGGTTTTTCTTAAATCTGTCTTTTGTGTCTAATGACTTACAGTTCAAAAAACTTTCATATACATGCCGTTTTTAATAAAGACTGCATATTTAGACTGTCCAATGCAAAGAGATGAATAAAATTTCTCACAACACACAATCTAGCATATTTAATATACACCTACAATAGTTAGCATTTCATGgtcattatatgtaaaatattagtaaacaaaCAATCAGATCAACATATTTATAGTGCCTCTACTGTATGCAGGGTACTGGGATCAACTGAAGTCTCAGATATCATCCCTAACATCAAGAATCTTAACATTTACTTAATGGTAAACAAtgctaaataagaaaatttaaataataataaatgattttaataacAACACAGCACAAGAGACACAGGTACTACGTGATTAATCTGTCAGATAACATCAACAGATAAGTGTACCTGAATAAGTACTGTAAAAGTTCAAGAaatgggaa
The sequence above is drawn from the Tursiops truncatus isolate mTurTru1 chromosome 1, mTurTru1.mat.Y, whole genome shotgun sequence genome and encodes:
- the ZFYVE9 gene encoding zinc finger FYVE domain-containing protein 9 isoform X1; this encodes MENYFQAEAYNLDKVLDEFEQNEDETVSPILLDTRWNKILDPPSPRLSFNPALASVNEPTVSESQPRLKVFSLAHSAPLNTEGEDHCANGQDCSLNPETNTMWIDENAVAEDQLIKRNCNQDDQCGTVEVGEKKCGNLPCLPDEKSVLVVAVMHNCDKRTLQSDLQDCNNYNSQSLMDAFSCSLDNENRQTDQFSLSVNGSTEKDMNSEKQMDPLSRPNAEGDSVKYICTASSDNLANVCTPSQLQDDENIDRDPTMSVITSLTPDSVISSQGTDEGPAVKQEDSTPDEVLTGKTSSPRTDLGSPNSFSHLSEGILMKKEPAEERTTEESIQSGLPLLLKADMPNGSGRDDNGEQFSDCLVPGEVRADENEGCKHEEILGTTELLNMTEHFSESQEMINWKLTKPNKMNDSQVNKENEKFLHMNQPEDTYDDSGGECDRMAEAGLDLKQTCMNESEGCDFSTVMDTPAANSLSNCCDSYGMQSPVVCFVPKTLPSKEDSVTEEKEIEESKSECYSNIYEQRGNEATEGSGLLLNSTGDLMKKNYLHNFCSQVPSVLGQSSPKIVANLQSISVPFGGARPKQPSNLKLQIPKPLSDHLQNDLPANNGNNIKNKNDVLGKAKLGENSATNVCNASLGNISIADTNGEHLESYESGISSRQCVALPPESPDNDLRAGQFGISARKPFTTLGEVAPVWVPDSQAPNCMKCEARFTFTKRRHHCRACGKVFCASCCSLKCKLLYMDRKEARVCVICHSVLMNAQAWENMMSASSQSPNPNNPAEYCSTIPPLQQAQASGALSSPPPTVMVPVGVLKHPGAEVAQPREQRRVWFADGILPNGEVADAAKLTMNGTSSAGTLAVSHDPVKPVTTSPLSAETDISLFSGSITQVGSPVGSAMNLIPEDGLPPILISTGVKGDYAVEEKPSQISVMQQLEDGGPDPLVFVLNANLLSMVKIVNYVNRKCWCFTTKGMHAVGQSEIVILLQCLPDEKCLPKDIFNHFVQLYRDALAGNVVGNLGHSFFSQSFLGSKEHGGFLYVTSTYQSLQDLVLPTPPYLFGILIQKWETPWAKVFPIRLMLRLGAEYRLYPCPLFSVRFRKPLFGETGHTIMNLLADFRNYQYTLPVVQGLVVDMEVRKTSIKIPSNRYNEMMKAMNKSNEHVLAGGACFNEKADSHLVCVQNDDGNYQTQAISIHNQPRKVTGASFFVFSGALKSSSGYLAKSSIVEDGVMVQITAENMDALRQALREMKDFTVTCGKADAEDPQEHIHIQWVDDDKNVNKGVISPIDGKSMESITSVKIFHGSEYKANGKVIRWTEVFFLENDDQHSCLSDPADHSRLTEHVAKAFCLALCPHLKLLKEDGMTKLGLRVTLDSDQVGYQAGSNGQPLPSQYMNDLDSALVPVIHGGACQLSEGPIVMELIFYILENIA
- the ZFYVE9 gene encoding zinc finger FYVE domain-containing protein 9 isoform X3; its protein translation is MENYFQAEAYNLDKVLDEFEQNEDETVSPILLDTRWNKILDPPSPRLSFNPALASVNEPTVSESQPRLKVFSLAHSAPLNTEGEDHCANGQDCSLNPETNTMWIDENAVAEDQLIKRNCNQDDQCGTVEVGEKKCGNLPCLPDEKSVLVVAVMHNCDKRTLQSDLQDCNNYNSQSLMDAFSCSLDNENRQTDQFSLSVNGSTEKDMNSEKQMDPLSRPNAEGDSVKYICTASSDNLANVCTPSQLQDDENIDRDPTMSVITSLTPDSVISSQGTDEGPAVKQEDSTPDEVLTGKTSSPRTDLGSPNSFSHLSEGILMKKEPAEERTTEESIQSGLPLLLKADMPNGSGRDDNGEQFSDCLVPGEVRADENEGCKHEEILGTTELLNMTEHFSESQEMINWKLTKPNKMNDSQVNKENEKFLHMNQPEDTYDDSGGECDRMAEAGLDLKQTCMNESEGCDFSTVMDTPAANSLSNCCDSYGMQSPVVCFVPKTLPSKEDSVTEEKEIEESKSECYSNIYEQRGNEATEGSGLLLNSTGDLMKKNYLHNFCSQVPSVLGQSSPKIVANLQSISVPFGGARPKQPSNLKLQIPKPLSDHLQNDLPANNGNNIKNKNDVLGKAKLGENSATNVCNASLGNISIADTNGEHLESYESGISSRQCVALPPESPDNDLRAGQFGISARKPFTTLGEVAPVWVPDSQAPNCMKCEARFTFTKRRHHCRACGKVFCASCCSLKCKLLYMDRKEARVCVICHSVLMNAQAWENMMSASSQSPNPNNPAEYCSTIPPLQQAQASGALSSPPPTVMVPVGVLKHPGAEVAQPREQRRVWFADGILPNGEVADAAKLTMNGTSSAGTLAVSHDPVKPVTTSPLSAETDISLFSGSITQVGSPVGSAMNLIPEDGLPPILISTGVKGDYAVEEKPSQISVMQQLEDGGPDPLVFVLNANLLSMVKIVNYVNRKCWCFTTKGMHAVGQSEIVILLQCLPDEKCLPKDIFNHFVQLYRDALAGNVVGNLGHSFFSQSFLGSKEHGGFLYVTSTYQSLQDLVLPTPPYLFGILIQKWETPWAKVFPIRLMLRLGAEYRLYPCPLFSVRFRKPLFGETGHTIMNLLADFRNYQYTLPVVQGLVVDMEVRKTSIKIPSNRYNEMMKAMNKSNEHVLAGGACFNEKADSHLVCVQNDDGNYQTQAISIHNQPRKDGVMVQITAENMDALRQALREMKDFTVTCGKADAEDPQEHIHIQWVDDDKNVNKGVISPIDGKSMESITSVKIFHGSEYKANGKVIRWTEVFFLENDDQHSCLSDPADHSRLTEHVAKAFCLALCPHLKLLKEDGMTKLGLRVTLDSDQVGYQAGSNGQPLPSQYMNDLDSALVPVIHGGACQLSEGPIVMELIFYILENIA
- the ZFYVE9 gene encoding zinc finger FYVE domain-containing protein 9 isoform X5; amino-acid sequence: MENYFQAEAYNLDKVLDEFEQNEDETVSPILLDTRWNKILDPPSPRLSFNPALASVNEPTVSESQPRLKVFSLAHSAPLNTEGEDHCANGQDCSLNPETNTMWIDENAVAEDQLIKRNCNQDDQCGTVEVGEKKCGNLPCLPDEKSVLVVAVMHNCDKRTLQSDLQDCNNYNSQSLMDAFSCSLDNENRQTDQFSLSVNGSTEKDMNSEKQMDPLSRPNAEGDSVKYICTASSDNLANVCTPSQLQDDENIDRDPTMSVITSLTPDSVISSQGTDEGPAVKQEDSTPDEVLTGKTSSPRTDLGSPNSFSHLSEGILMKKEPAEERTTEESIQSGLPLLLKADMPNGSGRDDNGEQFSDCLVPGEVRADENEGCKHEEILGTTELLNMTEHFSESQEMINWKLTKPNKMNDSQVNKENEKFLHMNQPEDTYDDSGGECDRMAEAGLDLKQTCMNESEGCDFSTVMDTPAANSLSNCCDSYGMQSPVVCFVPKTLPSKEDSVTEEKEIEESKSECYSNIYEQRGNEATEGSGLLLNSTGDLMKKNYLHNFCSQVPSVLGQSSPKIVANLQSISVPFGGARPKQPSNLKLQIPKPLSDHLQNDLPANNGNNIKNKNDVLGKAKLGENSATNVCNASLGNISIADTNGEHLESYESGISSRQCVALPPESPDNDLRAGQFGISARKPFTTLGEVAPVWVPDSQAPNCMKCEARFTFTKRRHHCRACGKTDISLFSGSITQVGSPVGSAMNLIPEDGLPPILISTGVKGDYAVEEKPSQISVMQQLEDGGPDPLVFVLNANLLSMVKIVNYVNRKCWCFTTKGMHAVGQSEIVILLQCLPDEKCLPKDIFNHFVQLYRDALAGNVVGNLGHSFFSQSFLGSKEHGGFLYVTSTYQSLQDLVLPTPPYLFGILIQKWETPWAKVFPIRLMLRLGAEYRLYPCPLFSVRFRKPLFGETGHTIMNLLADFRNYQYTLPVVQGLVVDMEVRKTSIKIPSNRYNEMMKAMNKSNEHVLAGGACFNEKADSHLVCVQNDDGNYQTQAISIHNQPRKVTGASFFVFSGALKSSSGYLAKSSIVEDGVMVQITAENMDALRQALREMKDFTVTCGKADAEDPQEHIHIQWVDDDKNVNKGVISPIDGKSMESITSVKIFHGSEYKANGKVIRWTEVFFLENDDQHSCLSDPADHSRLTEHVAKAFCLALCPHLKLLKEDGMTKLGLRVTLDSDQVGYQAGSNGQPLPSQYMNDLDSALVPVIHGGACQLSEGPIVMELIFYILENIA